The sequence aaaagaaaatatgattttgggaAGATTCTAATTGAgagtttaaatatataataaaatttaaattcatatatatatatatatatatatattagaatattgatgtgtaaaattttgagatatcaaaagtttttgggacaaaatattatgaggttaactaaattttagatatatatattagtaagaATCAAACTTGTGTTtatgagaaacaaacacacgaacacaaaaaagaggaaaaatggtTCTAATACAAAGGCACACAATAACTCCactaaaaaactataaaaacttttaAGAGAGGGTGGGAGACTCACACTTATTTTAAAGATACCTTGTTGCTCCCAAGTTAATAGTTTTGATATgtgaataatattttttttttataaatatatatttttgataattcaataattacaatggAAGCTACAAGGCTGTTGGTAATAATGAAACTGTTTAATACTCCATTAAGTTAGATAAATTTGCTCAACAACCACGGAGTAACACAAAAGCTGTCTTGGCCTTTCTTAAAAAACTtctcagaatttttttttccccttttttaattaaaaaaaaaaaaaaatctcagatGACTCTTGACTTTGATTGATTTCTCCAAtgatttctcattctttttggAGACGTAAAGTTGGAAACCGTAAGTTTGGGTTCTTGACCTCTTGGGTGACAATCTATATGGCAATTTATATGATATAGTCAAGGAAATATACATCCATCCCTTTTGATGGAGGTTAAGGGTATGTTAGTatgtttttgataaatattaagaatataatgtCAAAAATCTTGTAATTTAATAGTATTACTTGgtctttttcataaaaataattaagattcgaaatttaaataattcattctttttttcttttctttttttagagagtttttaacctatggcgtctgctcctgatgatagctctatatcatcagaccaagacatcaatcagtttttggtgtaagcggagattgaaccccggatctcttatacaaccatcagagactttactagttgagctaattggaatccatataaTTCATTCTTCATTTGTGGTAACAattgcattatatatatttaaaaaatacttCTTTTATGTCATCccataaaaatgaaagaaaatgtgTCATTGTAATGAACATCAATTTGCGCATTTAGAAAAACTTTTAAGTggtttaattaataaattgaaaacaaggaATGAAGAAATACTAATTTctgtcattttcattttcacaaaTGATAAAAGCATTCCTAAATATTAGTACTACTGTACTATCCTTTTTGTTcatttgtattaaaatttaacaaatcaaaataaagcattcctatatatatatattgtgtttttccATATttactcataaatataaatcctTATCTCATTATATGTGACAACATAAAGCATTTATAGTATATATTCTCTATAAATTTCCCTATAATCCCTTTCAGAAAATAAGAATTCAGCCCAATCTATTCTCTAGTttcatcaaaagaaagaaagaaagaaaaaaagtcatcAAAAAGAGGGAGACTGAGAATGTTGCCTCTTCCAATAGAATCGAGGCCTTTTCCAAAGGAGAGTATCTAAAAATTCTCACAGCTTTTTGGGGTGTTTTTTTTCCCTGTGTTACCCACATGAGTGTTTTGCACTTGTCCCCACTTCACTATAAATTAACTTTGCACTACCTTTCTTCTGTACTCTTTACTATTGCAGAGACGTCTGATGTGGGGGAAAAAGACAGAGACAGTTAAAGaagaattagaaaaagaaaagaaaattataagagagagagagagaaagagggagggAGGATTCAAAAAAGACttattaataaaacaaaagactTATAATAAGAAACAAGGCCTAAAAGATCCAAAACATACATACCATTCACATAGACTTGTTAAcaaattttctatcttttttttttcttctctctcgtcCCTTTTCAAGCCACAAATACAGGCCTCCACATATCTCTATCTTCATGTGTTATTCCTActacatttgaaaaaaaaaacaaacaatgaaGCTTCTTCTAGTTCCTGTTTTgctgtttcttctttttcttagtAAACCCATTTGGGTTGGTGCCACCCAACAGCCCCTTGTTCCTGTTTCCTCACCTTTAGTCTCACCCACCTCTCCAATTTCCACAACAATGGCTGCTTTCTCCCCAGGTTCtttatattctctctctctagttgTGTTCTTCATGGCCATACTTGGTTTTAGTTAGATGGGTCATGGGTCAAAATCatttccaaaattcaaaattcaaaatttttgacaaCGAAAAATTGATTAGTATATTTAATACTGTCactatgaaaatttatttttgttgattttatccATTATGGTTATCATCatacatctctttttctttctatttttgatttttttttctctaaacttggTCTCTACAAAATCTAATGGTTTAATTGATGAGATTATTGCGGTTTTGCTATAGCTaacttctatatatatattttcactaTACAAGCAGGAATTCAAGTTGGCATTGAAGAGCAGCATCACATGGATACACACAAGAAAATGATAATAGCACTCGTTGCTGCTTCTTCTGCTcttgttgtaattattttgtctttcttatttttgtggATTTATCATTGGAAGTTCTCACACAAATCCCACAAAAGAAGTGCTCAGAGCTCAGGTACTTCCTTTTGCAACAAAGCCTAATTCTTCTTTTACTTAACCATTTGTgaggtttaattaattaatttgcatcAATTTTTTGAGATGGTCTGACTCTGagattctttgttttgttttgctgggttttaaattttaagctGTTGAGAAGGGACTTGCCTTAGCTCCATTTTTTAGTAAATTCAGCTCCATTAAAATGGTTGGTAAGAAAGGATCTGTTCCATTGATTGAGTATAAGCTACTAGAAAAAGCAACGGACAATTTTCGCGACAGTAATGTATTGGGTGAGGGTGGATTTGGATGTGTTTATAAGGCTCGATTGGATGATAACTTGTATGCTGCTGTGAAGAAACTCAATTGCGAAAATCATGATGCTGAGAGAGAATTCGAGGTAATGTTTTTTTCGAATTCTAAATGGGTTTATGCTTCTTGAAAATAAGCATTATGAGTTTATTGTTTTGGTCTTGAATTGTCATTTGGATTTGCAGAATGAGATTGATCTGTTAAGCAAAATTCAACATCCAAATATAATTTCCCTACTGGGTTGCAGCATTCACTGCGAGTCAAGGTTTATTGTTTATGAATTGATGCAAATTGGATCTTTGGAAACTCAATTGCACGGTAAAACATACTAATCTTATTGTTTgcttttaaaaactgaaaaatgaaTGGTAAAAAGAGAGTGAAATTAAATAATGCTAATatctttattttcaaattttaataatatataggaCCTTCTCATGGATCGGCTTTAACTTGGCATATGCGGATGAAGGTTGCTCTTGACACAGCAAGGTTGGCTTGTTTGCTCagtttttgaattattttattgttgcttGTCACTTGAATGTTAACATATTTGCAACTGTTGACCAGAGGATTAGAATATCTACATGAGCACTGCAATCCACAAGTGATCCATAGAGATCTGAAAACATCTAATATACTTTTGGATTCCGACTTCAATGCTAAggtaaaatttatttaaaaaatacattgaaGTCTATGATTTCCTCTATAAAATTCTTGAATTTGTCTTATATATATTGCTACTGAACATTTTAATTATCTTCCATTTAACTCActgaagctctctctctctttctcacattGTCTGGAATCAGCTTTCAGATTTTGGTCTTGCAGTGTCCAATGGGGCCCAAAACAGGAACAACATTAAGCTTTCAGGAACTTTGGGTTATGTAGCCCCAGAGTATCTTTTAGATGGTATGCCAACTAAAATTGTAATAATTGCTTCCCGTATTCTTAAGTCTGACTGGTTGCTAATGTCtaccaatatataatttttctttgctaactatataatataataaaattgtttcGATCCTAACAATTACAATAATGTTATGAGACTGTGATGAGTGTGATATACATTTTAAAATCAGTGTGTCTTTTGATTAAGCTATCTTAAGGACATGCACATGTACTGCCACTTTAGGGCTGATCGATCATGTTGTGAATTTCTCCTAGACAAACACTTGTGCCTAAAGTTGGCGCTTGGTAAGGATATCAATGTTTAGTTTTCATTTCACGTGGTAGTTTGAATCAATAGGTTTCATAACAACAAATTTTGATTGAAGTTTAATTGACACTGAGGGTGGGGCACACTGTGTAAGTGGAATTAATTCCCTGGGAAAATCAGTGCTGTGTAGTTGGGAGTGCAAGAGCAATTGTAAGCCAAAGATCTTTAGGTATTATTATGGATGATTTGACAGTGGACTTGTAAGTTTAATTCGGTTGGAAATGTTGTTTAATATGGTTCCCCACAAACAAGAGTATGTTTTCaacttttgaaaacaaaatacaaataaatagtAACATGGGAAAAACAAAGGTTggcaaagagaaaaatatagatAATGGGTCTTTGTCATTAGAAATGGTTACTCACTGGAATATTGATTTTATCATAGGATAAATCGTAATTTAATATGTTtaactttttagttttaataaaaattttcctgcCTATTGTGGATGATCAAAACATCTGAAAAACCGTCTTGCTTGATATTTTCATCAAGCATATTAGTGATGCCAGGCGTAGAATGCACTTAATCAACGAAAATATTAGGCGGATAGTTTTCTAAATCATGCTGTTTAACATTGTTTGTATCATCTCTAAGATGGATGTGATTTTTGCATTTTAGTCTTCTTGgaataaaatcaatatttttaattttgcagGTAAATTGACAGATAAGAGTGATGTGTATGCTTTCGGAGTAGTGCTTCTGGAGCTTTTATTCGGAAGAAGGCCTGTGGAAAAACTGGCCCCATCTCAGTGCCAATCTATTGTCACATGGGTATTCCTTCCTTGCTCTTTAAACCTCATCACTCCAATTTATTTGGTGTgcatcccaaaaaagaaaaaaatttaattttcagaacTTAATGCTATAGCTATTTATGGGTACAGGCCATGCCCCAGCTCACTGACAGATCTAAACTTCCAAATATCGTGGATCCTGTGATAAAAGATACAATGGATTTGAAGCACTTATACCAGGTTTGtgaactaaaaaagaaatagttcCCTGTTAATATTTACTCTTACTAGCTGATTGATCAGAACAAACTTTTGACATGGTCTGATTTTacaatatttgttttaatttctcTGCCCATTTAAAATTAACTTTTGGTTGGCAGAATGAGTAACAATCTGGTGTGAGCTATGGATTAAGATTGATAGTTCTTgcccttctcaaaaaaaatttcttgtttttggaTTGCATTGCAATTAGAAGCTTGacaaagttatttatttaagcACATCTCTTCTCAAGATTTAACTTGATCTTTGATCATCCCATCTTAACTTATTGCACCCGATACTATGATATGTGTATAGGTTGCTGCAGTAGCTGTGCTATGTGTGCAACCAGAACCAAGCTACCGCCCACTAATAACAGACGTCTTGCATTCTCTCATTCCTCTTGTTCCCATTGAGCTTGGTGGCACACTAAGAGTTTCACAAGTAACGCGACCTGCACCACCTGCACAACACTAAGAGTGCCTTCTGGACATTGATACAGGGCAACCATATATTTGGTGAGGGTGCTTCATTATTATGGGGGTTCTCCATTGCTTAAATCACAGATCCAGGTCAATTCGGTCGCGCCACTACATGTATACTTGATCGTTTTGTCTTAAAGCTCTGGTAAGATGGCCAAGGGAAGTTGACCTGTTTGGAGTAGAAGAGTATTGGATTGTCACATTTTGTAAATTAAAGCAATTCAGTTCTTAAGTTCCTAAAAATTACTTGTGTATATGAGGGCATCTAGAcaacattaattaattagctgatttgattttgaaccttttttttttttaatatccttttccttttttgggtgtATGGATTTGTAAAATTTGCCAGGGGTATTAAACTCTAGAGCTCCATATATGACTCTAAAATCCATATTTATTCGTTCAAGTTATATTGCTAAGAATGTTACTCATAATTTTGCATTAATCAAAAACCTCCTTTTTTTTAACCTGCACCTTTGTCCTTTCATGGAGTGAAAAAGTCCCGAATGCTATGCTGCAATGTCATGTGGCATGATGAGTTTTAATAACCCAATTACCTATGTGCAAGGCAtcactttcaagtttcaataaaaaggggataagggaaaaaaaaaaaaaaaaaaaggaacatttCCTGTGTCTTTCCTTTCCTCTGACAAAAGTCTGTTCTAACTTCAAAAGGTAAGTTTACAGCATTCACATACGGACATctaaaaatcacttttttttttttttttttagcccaaTTGGCTGTCATAGCTTTTGCAAAgcttttctcttattttattttatttttttattcgccactttctttcattctcattaaaatttctaaatatctctcccactctctctctcctagcTCGCTAATTGGCTAATTGGAAAGCATTGAACAACGATGGAGCTTGATAAGGGGGAGAAGACGGGATTTGAGTTGCGGAGATGGTGGAGAGTGATTTCGACCTTGCCACCAGGCCTACCATTCTCGGCACAACTTGGATAACGTGAGTGGGTTGGGACAAAACTGAGGATTTTACTTTAGCAGGATGTCTATTATTTTGATAGAATTGGCTGTGGGAAAATGGTGAAGTGTCAGTCGTTTTAATCATTTAGCAGAGTGTCATTTTTGAAAGTTATATCTCGAGTGTCAGTGTAATTTAcctaatatttaaatttactgcctttttttatttttataaataggtAAATAGTGGGGAATGTCGGAATGGAGCAAGTGGAATTTGAACCACCAATATAATGCATCACAAAGAATACTTTTACCAATGGGCTATCCCTTGAATTCCGTTAAGGTTGCTACTAATTATtactaaaatcttaaaaaatgttGTTGCAATGAACTGGACATGATTAATGTCACATCAATAGCAtgtaaatcaataaattatagtAAAACTATTGctaattttactataaatattttttaactaaTGCGGCAATGGatgtgattggtgacacattggtaatataaaataaattttttaactgcttttttgttgtgttttaaaTGGTAATAATTTTTAACACTTACGTGGTGAATAATACTTTTTGAAGTattcacatttttcttttgtaaaaatcaaatatttgagctatttttttttcataatttcccaataaaatataattcatatTTATCATCTAACTATATGTCAAATAtgttttgaactaaaaaattatttagtattggcttcaaaaaaactaaaagcaaaacaaaacaaaacaaaccttTAAGGTTTGTTTGATACAtgtatttaaacaacattttttagtttttttggaaatacatatgggtaaaaaaatatatgaaaatacgtgtaatgttatttaaaaattgaaaacatgtgtttaaacatatgtaccaaacggacccttaatttTCCCAAATTCCAAACAA is a genomic window of Quercus lobata isolate SW786 chromosome 2, ValleyOak3.0 Primary Assembly, whole genome shotgun sequence containing:
- the LOC115974885 gene encoding probable receptor-like protein kinase At1g80640, coding for MKLLLVPVLLFLLFLSKPIWVGATQQPLVPVSSPLVSPTSPISTTMAAFSPGIQVGIEEQHHMDTHKKMIIALVAASSALVVIILSFLFLWIYHWKFSHKSHKRSAQSSAVEKGLALAPFFSKFSSIKMVGKKGSVPLIEYKLLEKATDNFRDSNVLGEGGFGCVYKARLDDNLYAAVKKLNCENHDAEREFENEIDLLSKIQHPNIISLLGCSIHCESRFIVYELMQIGSLETQLHGPSHGSALTWHMRMKVALDTARGLEYLHEHCNPQVIHRDLKTSNILLDSDFNAKLSDFGLAVSNGAQNRNNIKLSGTLGYVAPEYLLDGKLTDKSDVYAFGVVLLELLFGRRPVEKLAPSQCQSIVTWAMPQLTDRSKLPNIVDPVIKDTMDLKHLYQVAAVAVLCVQPEPSYRPLITDVLHSLIPLVPIELGGTLRVSQVTRPAPPAQH